Sequence from the Asterias amurensis chromosome 14, ASM3211899v1 genome:
TGAAAAGTGTCGATGAGACTATGCCTAAGGTAAGCATTAATTATATCAGTGAGGGCCTACCATTATTTGTGTACCCCTTTGACATCAGTTTCAGTGACTTTCACATACAACTAAATCTAAAGTCAATACGATTTGCCTGTTAATATTTGTCAATGTAAGAACAACTAATTTATGAaaacttttgtttgtattgaGTGGGATTAAACAAGTTGTTAGAACCATTGATGTTAGTATACATGTATGCTAGTTTGGgaactaattttgtttgtaaaaagaCAAACAGTTTTCTTGTTTACCATTGTCTAAAAGCTTGtgactatgttttttttttctcagggcTTTGAGAAATTCAAAAAACAAGTGGAAGGTTCAAATAAAAAGAAGGAAGTAACAGCTGGTTCGGAGGCAGTATTTGACAGTTCAATGTCAGAAATACACAAAAGCTTGTTGTCTGGACCTAAAGCTTCCCGGCAATCACTGCCACATCTGTCACTCATGTCATATGCATTAGGATCATCTGTGGAAAAAGGACCTCCATCACTACCATCCCCAATCCCAAGTGCATCTGGATTATCTGTAACCGATAGAGGTGAGTCGCCAGTCAACACAACATTCCAAGCAGCAAAACAAACTGAGGCATCTACATATGGAGAACTTGGTTTATCTCAGCAGCCAGCTATGTTTAAGGGACTTCCACCACCCACACCACTAGCACTTAGAACTGGATCAGTGGGATTTGGAGAAGCCAAGGCTGGTTTGTTTGGTGGACCTCCACCACCACCACGAGCCATTGTGTCAGTGGGATTTGGAGAAGCCAAAGCAGGTTTGTTTGGTGGACCTCTACCACGACGACCAGCACCTAGGACAGGGGGAATTCAAGACACCAATGCAGGTTTGTTTGGTGGACCATCACCACCAGCACCTAGGGTAGGGCGATTTGGAGAAGCCAGGTCATTATCGTTTGGTGGACCACCACCACCACTAGCACCACCACCTAGGGCAGGGCGATTTGGAGAAGCCAAGGCAGGTTTGTTTGGTGAACCTTCACCACCACCACCTAGGGCAGGGCGATTTGGAGAAGCCAAGGCAGGTTTGTTTGGTAAACCTCCACCACCAGCACCACCACCTAGGGCAGGGCGATTTGAAGCCAATGCAGGTTTGTTTGGTGAACCTCCACCACCACCACTACCACCTAGGGCAAGGCGATTTGAAGCCAATGCAGGTTTGTTTGGTGAACCTCCACCACCACCACTACCACCTAGGGCAAGGCGATTTGAAGCCAATGCAGGTTTGTTTGGTGAACCTCCACCACCACCACTACCACCTAGGGCAGGGCGATTTGAAGCCAATGCAGTGTTGTCAGCACCAGCACCACCGCCACCACCACTACCAGCATCACCACCACTGGCAACACCTATGGCAGTGGTACTTGGAGTGGTTGGCAAGAATCCCCTACAAGAATTACGATTACATCCTCAAAGAAGATCTGCAACTACTAGTACCTCTAGAAGATCTACTAGTACCTCTGAAACCTACAAAGCTGCAGGGGAAAGGAGTACCTCTGGAGCAGACCGTACAAACAGTGCTGATAAGTTGTTGATGGCCTTGAGTACCACTTTTGAAGACAGACTCTGTGATATTGACAAAGGTAAGAATATAATGCCTCATTTCAATGTTGTTAAGTTTATGGTTTGCAATGAAGAATTACTGTAACTACTGTAAAGAGCTCAAATGCATTAGAGCCAACTCAAATAAGTATCGTTCATTAGGAATGTTTATCATTCCTCaatatgttgtacatgtacatttaaaatTGTTATACCTTTTGATTTTCCGTTATGGAAATTCTGTTTTGACAGTAATGTTTAtcgtttttgatgttttttcttttttattaaaaatgcagATCTGGACATTGAGACCAGTGTTGGGATTAGTGATGGTAGAACTAACATCGATGTAGTTATGGTTCTTCTTACACAACAAAGGAAGGTAGGATACCATGGCGGCTGGCTTCTTAAATGTAGGTtataaacacttacaaatgctAGTCCTGGCCAATAAGTGGTCTAGTGtatcaaactcaagctctggtgtttctgattaatCTATGTCCTTCGAAGATCATATGTACAGAAGAACAGGCGATGTTGGAGGCTCCGATCAGTAAAAAACGGGAAAGAAAGTAGACATAGAGAAGAAACGAATAAGACGTCTACCTGTCAGGCGCCCTCAACGTCCACTTGGAAGTTATAcgaaacaaataatgaatgttttaacgaaaatattttcatttgttaaaAGATTGAATGTTGCATTCAACTCAGCTctgcctcgttgaatagaacattccatctttcaacacacattcgcaccattgcactcataaacattcattatttttgtgtattAGTGTATGAATAATTACAAATTAATTACACTTTATATCTTCTATTAAATCTACTGTAACGCTTTTTTTCAGGCTGGATTTTGGTCATTGGGGTCTGTTTTTGAGTCAGTTGTGGGGGTGAGGTGCTCATACATTTCACAGATGTTGATTGATGCTGGTGTAAAATCACTAGGTAAGTAAGATCACTGTATGATGAACAATTATCctctacttaaagccattggaccctttcggtaaacagtattttccaaggcccacacttcgtgtatcacaacttctatatacaataacaaacctgtgaatatttggactTAATCGGTCAttagagtcgggagaaaataacgggaaaacccacccttgtttccgcacgcttagccgtgtcatgacatgtgtttaaaataaatccgtaattctcgttaacaagaattgatattgttttactgttttctcaaaaagtaaaacatttcatggaataatatttcaaaagaagtatttcaccactaccttctgtaaaccctgtaagttatttgtaaatctgtgaacttttttgtttttttctgcaccgaaagggtccaatggctttaaatagatCAAGTTAAAGGGGCTatataacttttgtaggacaaaaaacacaatttccacagatttacactaaacttacacagtttgaagataatagtagatagaagaaagcttccctgaatataatacatgctgaggtgctgtagttttggggaaattagtttaaaaaaatcatgaaaataattttcgtctcatgagatgaaaattattttaattatttacaaacgtattttcatgacattgtttttactcatttctcaaaaactacagcacctcagttagtaatatttgaagggaagctttccactatcattatcttcaaaccctgtaagtttaatgtaaatctatggacattgtgaaaaagtacccaaatcctttaagagtCTTCAGGCTGTTTAACAAGTTGTGTTAATATCGGCCTTCAGTCAACCAAATTAAAGTTCCTGTGTCAAATCAGTGTGATGTAGTTTTTAGTAAACAGTAAAGTTATAAGTTTCGCACAGCTTTGAGGAAATGTTAGTTTTTCTGGTCTTCTTATTTAAAAAGTCTGTCTATGCAAGACCATGCTGTCACCTTGTCTTGCTCTCAACAAGCTGATTGGACAGAAGTTTCATTCATAGCGCCATTTCCTTAGAGAACAGTCTTCCTATCTCTTTTGTTTGCAGCATTCCTAAGGAAAGGATTCAATCTTTCAAATGCTTCATGAACACCTTACATAAACCAGCAAGGTGATTCTTAGATGCTACTTTTATATATATCGCTGTTTTCTTGTATTCAGCAGTTCTTGAGTCCCAGAGAACCAGGTGATTAGCCAATCAGAGCTCTTCGTTCAAGGGCCTTTAGTGTGGTtctatttttctttctgttcaTTTATATTGTTATATCTTAATAGGCTATTGTTCACATTTACTCCTGATATTAAACAACAAGCATCTACCGAATCTATGTGCACTAAACAACTTGTTTTATTACAGGGAGAGACGTGGCTCGACTTCTTGAGCAGCTTGTAACAACATACCTCGTCATACTCTGCCTAAACAAGGTTCTGAACCTCTCCTCAACTCGCCACTTCAATAGCAAAGAAAGAGAGAGTACTGTAGAAGCGGTTGTGAATGCAGAGAGATGGGTAGCCCAGGTCGAGAGGGATCACCCATCCATGGCTCGACGCCTTGAACTTGGAAGTAGTTGGCATGAGGTCTGTACCAACATCTTTAATGGAGGTAAATAGGTTGCACAGGTGGCGATTTGAACCAAGACAAGATTAAAAGGATAGTTACATGAttaaaggcagggtgtacttCTGGTAATCTTCAAAGacaaatattctcacttggtgtatccctgtatatgcataaattaaactTGGGTACAATTGGTTTTTAAAGTTGCACAAatataattgaagaaaaaacccaccacCATTTCAtaaaagtgtgtgctttcagatgcaagtgAAAAGGGTTTGtgaaaactacctctttctctaaaactacatttcttcaaaGGGTGTATTTCAAAATGTCACCACCCAACAAAATGAACTAGGACACAGGTTGAATTATTGTGGTGTATATTGGATAGCAGAGGAGAGCAACTATTTGGCTCCAACACCAATCATAAAGTATCTTGTCAGACCAATTAGGAAaccaatgaaataaaaatctttGACTTGATTCAGAATAGTgccaagagaaaaaaacaatctgtTTCCCCCAAAACACAtctaaacaagaaaaacattaataGACAGTGTGTATATTTTGCTGTGAGATAAAGCTGTCCCCTTGTATATTTGATCCCTTTTtctatcatttttattttcataatgAAATCCGTTATTGTCTTTCAAAATTAACAACAGATTATAAAGAACAACTCAATCTTATGTAAACAAGAATAATTTTGtgaacaaataaattgttagaaatataaatataattgaCCCTTTGCATACTGCCAACAAGagttaaacagcgccctcactcaGTCTAAATGAAGGCCTCTCATTGGCTGATAGTTTTGAATGGAGCGTATACTTTTGCATgattccattgtttgacctaTGCATTGGTTGGCCTATGTAAGGGGCATGTGTATAATGTGGAtgtcatttatatttttttatgaatgcaGATAATGTATTACTATGGATACATAACAAATGGTAGACTGTACTTTTTTTATCTTACAATATTGCTATTCAGGACAGTTCAACCATTTAGAATAATATAGTGTTAAAAAAGAGTATGCTAACATTTAATAAGGCAAATTAGATACATTATAGTCAAGCCAATTTTTTACATATAATAAAGCAAATTATATGCAATAATCCCTTTCCActctttttttctataaatggatatgtatttgtttgtacttgttttatgcctctgaagaaggtccggtttggattggaagctaaggccacctaccctattcattattaaTAATGCAAATTAGATACATTTAATGTAAATTAGATACATATATTACTGATAATTAGGTACATATAATTATGCAAGTAGATACATATAACGCAAATCAGAATTACCATAATCATTGAGACAGTGTGCCTTGTTTTCTAATTGACGAAACAACAGCTATAATTGGAAATATATAATATTGCCCTTACTgctcaaaaaaataatatgaaaattTGACTGTTCAGTCCGTATccatattaaaataaaatgtgtttatggttaaaattgtttttacaaacaactCGTTCAGCTTCATAGGAGTAAGAGATTGCCTAGTTTAAAATGTTATTAGATTGTTTCTCGGGTTTGATAGAACCTATTTTAAATAcaacggacactattggtaattgtcaaagaccagttttctcacttgctgtatcttaacatatgcataaaagaacaaacctgtgaaaatttgagctcaattggtcattgaagttgcgagataacaaagaaagaaataaacactcttgccacacgaagttgtgtgctttcagatgcttgatttcgagacctcaaaatctaattctgaaatcaaatatgtggaaaattacttcattctcgaaaactagtacattacttcagagggaaccgtttctcacaatgttttatactatcaacctcccccaattactcgttaccaagtaaggttttatgctaatagttattttgagtaattattgcCTTTAAAATGGTTTGATATAGTTTGTTTTAGATAAACTACAGGTTCTAAACCCAAACAGTCTAACAACCATTATTGACAAATAACTatgattgttttattattatcatgaatTTATGAATAAAATTACTATCCCAGGATGAAATAATATGGAACCATGTGACTTAACCTGTTTTAACATTATATAGGGGGAAAGGGCCAAATGAGAAAGTAATACAAAGCTCAACAAGTGCGAACATCAAGGCTATTGTCCAtggataaataataacaaaagtcttatttatttgttttgaatgaaCTGTTTTAGTTTGCACACCCAGCCCCTTTAAAAACCATACACAGTAAGAAAGACACAAATACAAAGTTTCCTTACTTGCAAATAATAGCCACGGCTAGTTTTagtttgaacaaaataacaaataaataacagaaATTAATTATAAAACAGAAGCTATTTTATTCAATTTGAAAAAGTGAATAGAACTCGCTTTAAAAGTATCATACATAGGTCTTCACActctcaaaatacttattattaaattagtttattattaatctttttaattattatcaatAGGTGATACAGGAATGTTTGTAATATTATTTACTCAGTGAGCATAACCCTTCCTTCTCCAAATGAATCGCGCAAAAGTCAGTAATTCAGTTGTCAATGACTACACTGGAATTATAATGACATTTTCTTGAAATCAACAAGGGCAAACCGCCAGCTAAAATCCCTTTGTAGTTATGATGAATACATGGAAGTGGGGGCAAGCCAAGCCACAATTCCCGTCAATGTTTAACTACCCAGGACTGTTATAGTCAATAAACGTACTATTTGCACTTTCGCTGTTACCTCTCAAATGAATCATGAGTGTAATTTGATAAGGTGTGATGATTGAAAGTGATTGATAGAATTAAAGTTGGGTTTTTGTTGCTTTCTGGCAATATAACCAATGACCAATCAAAGTGCATTGCGTTGTATTCCGTAGGCCTAGCGATACACAGTATCCGGGAGAGGTTGTTATGCGGTTTATATAAACCCAGGACTGGTCAATTTAGATACTACAGCCTTGTGGCACTAGTGCGCGTGCAGCTATAGATGTATGCTCTATAAAACTTGTTGAGAAACATCTTACGTTTCAATCAGTTGATGTTCCTCAATACAGgccattaatttgtgtgctgGACAAACCAAACTTTTTATGGTACAGAAATCTTGGGACAGAACAATGAGTTTTCTCAATGTCTTAATGGCAATAATGGCGGCCATGACTGGAATGGGAGTAGATGCGGAATGTGCCACGCCCTACTGCCCACCACCATGGCACGGCTTTGAAGGCAATTGTTACCAGTTTATTGATCTTCAGAAGTCATGGCTTGAAGCTGAGAAATACTGCCAGATGTTATCCCACCCAGGCAAGATGGTTCATCTAGCATCCATTCACAGTAGCAAGGAGGATGCCTTCATCGGCAGTTTGGTCAAGTCTTTAAAGCATTCCAAGAAAACGAAGGCAGATAAGGGCGAGTCTTATTGGATCGGTTACCATGACATTGGACACGAGAGTGTGCATCAATGGGTTGATGAGACGGCTGCTGTCTACTGCAATTGGGCTACAGGCGAACCTAATAACAACCCTGAGAGTGAGAACTGCGTGGAGAAGTACAAACAATATGCATCTCAAAAATGGAATGATTTTGACTGTAACGCAAAACGACAGTTTGTCTGCAAATTGTGAACACTTGCGCCGTATCATCTCCCGTTGATGATGAAACGGTGCTCATCACTACATGTACTAGAACTTGTCTGCATTTCTATTTGTGACATAAGAGACGTAGGTCTGAATGTGCAATTCATTACCAATATTTATAGGGAGTTGTAGTTTATTTGCTGCTTTgttagtaatttttgttttgaataacgGGAAATCCGAAAA
This genomic interval carries:
- the LOC139946745 gene encoding snaclec A7-like encodes the protein MAAMTGMGVDAECATPYCPPPWHGFEGNCYQFIDLQKSWLEAEKYCQMLSHPGKMVHLASIHSSKEDAFIGSLVKSLKHSKKTKADKGESYWIGYHDIGHESVHQWVDETAAVYCNWATGEPNNNPESENCVEKYKQYASQKWNDFDCNAKRQFVCKL